From Rutidosis leptorrhynchoides isolate AG116_Rl617_1_P2 chromosome 3, CSIRO_AGI_Rlap_v1, whole genome shotgun sequence, a single genomic window includes:
- the LOC139901433 gene encoding uncharacterized protein, protein MINIASWNIRGLNRVPKQNEVRDVVNSNKLSICAILESHVSIARLNGICYFVFPSWSRLSNNNVCERGTCIIIGWNPNEVRLMILAMTDQVVHCVVKTIDDKWQCFIYFVYADNYYIKRRKLWDSLNYHNVSIGMHPWVILGDFNVSLEIEESTASSSSCTLAMREFRDCIENINMVDVNHCGFKYTWNQRPNSSSGIIKKIDRVMANDVFINGYTNAYVTFQPYRTSDHCPAVLRVPVDMEKKVRSFKFSNYIAKKEGFKATVQRGWNLEVHGYSMYRLVQRLRIMKKDLRKLMWCNGDVHEKVKQSLRVLEEAQRVLDNAPDDRSCRENASDALKVYNQALLDEESFLKQKSKIEWLRVGDRNSAYFHRVAKGRVNRNRIEALLDSNGIMVEGSSVPPMIVQHYEHFLGVATVCEEFHDPGSLFLNKISQQ, encoded by the coding sequence ATGATTAACATCGCCTCATGGAATATAAGGGGTTTGAACCGGGTCCCTAAACAAAACGAGGTTCGAGATGTTGTGAATAGTAATAAGCTTTCAATTTGTGCTATTTTGGAATCCCATGTATCTATTGCAAGGTTAAATGGAATCTGTTATTTTGTGTTTCCTTCTTGGAGTAGGTTGTCGAATAACAATGTGTGTGAACGTGGTACGTGCATTATAATTGGATGGAACCCTAATGAGGTGAGGCTGATGATTTTGGCCATGACTGACCAAGTTGTTCATTGTGTAGTTAAGACTATAGATGATAAATGGCAATGTTTTATTTATTTCGTGTATGCGGATAATTACTACATTAAAAGACGAAAACTATGGGACAGTTTAAACTACCATAATGTCTCGATTGGTATGCATCCATGGGTAATCCTTGGTGACTTTAACGTTTCACTTGAAATAGAGGAATCCACAGCTAGCTCGTCAAGTTGTACGTTGGCAATGAGAGAGTTTCGAGATTGCATTGAGAACATTAATATGGTGGATGTTAATCATTGTGGGTTTAAATATACCTGGAACCAACGCCCAAACTCCTCGTCAGGTATCATAAAGAAGATTGATAGGGTTATGGCTAACGATGTGTTTATCAATGGTTATACAAATGCGTATGTCACTTTTCAACCTTATCGTACTTCGGATCATTGTCCTGCGGTTCTCAGAGTTCCGGTAGATATGGAAAAAAAGGTGAGGTCATTCAAATTTAGTAATTATATAGCTAAAAAGGAGGGGTTCAAAGCAACAGTTCAACGAGGATGGAACTTGGAAGTGCATGGGTACTCGATGTATCGCTTGGTGCAACGTCTGCGCATTATGAAAAAAGATTTGAGAAAACTTATGTGGTGTAATGGTGATGTGCATGAGAAGGTGAAACAAAGCCTTCGAGTGTTGGAGGAAGCTCAAAGAGTTCTTGATAATGCCCCTGATGATCGGTCATGTAGAGAAAATGCTAGTGACGCATTAAAAGTGTATAATCAAGCTCTGCTTGATGAAGAAAGTTTTCTTAAACAAAAATCTAAAATTGAATGGCTTCGTGTGGGTGATCGAAATTCAGCATACTTTCATCGGGTTGCTAAAGGTAGAGTAAACCGTAATCGTATTGAAGCTTTGCTGGATTCGAATGGTATAATGGTAGAGGGTAGTTCGGTTCCTCCCATGATTGTCCAACACTATGAACATTTTCTTGGAGTTGCAACTGTCTGTGAAGAATTCCATGACCCTGGTTCATTGTTTCTTAACAAGATTAGTCAGCAGTGA